From the Arthrobacter sp. PM3 genome, one window contains:
- a CDS encoding MoaF C-terminal domain-containing protein: MTSVDIQDFIPEDQWPPVSAMLEGFGDQTLPASAALAGTTLTLPADGYTADYAFQNESSLLWTERRGEEKTSGEATYKAIEARPGIFIIDFVRGEGFNAENITVILDRNTGAATTGVSRFLDVDGRTRSTTDFSQVNINGADVKHERSSGLVGKRIFYRYSDVETYEHIYLNPGTFTWNCIRGGEAGLADTDRCMTWEVAEDLFIFFWTEKVMCVEAVLLVDLREERSIGRMFGWDDPANEPVILPFNSRLSVLNTTVYPADTHKH; encoded by the coding sequence ATGACTTCAGTTGACATCCAGGACTTCATTCCGGAAGATCAGTGGCCGCCGGTATCCGCCATGCTCGAAGGCTTCGGGGACCAAACCCTTCCGGCCTCCGCCGCTCTCGCGGGCACGACCCTGACGCTGCCTGCCGACGGTTACACAGCCGACTACGCATTCCAGAACGAGTCCTCCCTTCTCTGGACCGAGAGGCGGGGCGAGGAAAAGACCAGCGGCGAGGCCACCTACAAGGCCATCGAGGCAAGGCCCGGCATCTTCATCATCGACTTCGTACGGGGCGAAGGGTTCAACGCCGAAAACATCACCGTCATCCTTGACCGCAACACCGGCGCCGCCACCACCGGCGTATCGCGCTTCCTCGACGTTGACGGCAGGACCCGCAGCACCACGGACTTCAGCCAGGTCAACATCAACGGTGCCGATGTGAAGCACGAGCGTTCCAGCGGCCTGGTTGGCAAGCGGATCTTCTACCGCTACAGCGACGTCGAAACCTACGAGCACATTTACCTCAACCCGGGCACGTTCACTTGGAACTGCATTCGCGGCGGCGAGGCCGGTCTGGCTGACACTGACCGCTGCATGACCTGGGAAGTTGCCGAGGACCTGTTCATCTTCTTCTGGACGGAAAAGGTCATGTGTGTTGAGGCCGTGCTGTTGGTTGACCTGCGCGAGGAGCGTTCCATTGGCCGGATGTTCGGTTGGGACGACCCCGCCAACGAACCGGTCATCCTGCCGTTCAACTCGCGGCTCAGCGTCCTTAACACCACCGTGTACCCGGCGGACACTCACAAGCATTAA
- a CDS encoding Lrp/AsnC family transcriptional regulator, whose protein sequence is MKEYVLDPLEERMIHALQIEGRAPWTELAPVIGVDAVTLARRWESLRERGLAWVTGIFPTGASALVDITCLPQHTSDVARQMAQLPAVMTLDHTSGGRDLLATVLAENPRAVWDVVTNQIGALEGIRNTQTHLVTEMIMEASDWRLRSLSSQEAAKIAKPKPPRARAPRTVHPDVELALVHCLMEDGRRPVSRIAAEHGLSEQRVADGMARMRADGKLRIRTDVARSVTGWPVYAWYFVRTAAKHIEQMHGLMARIPEARTALAVASQYNMVVAVWLRELTDVMRFEAALEAAVPSARIVDRSVVFGMSKHLGRLIDENGRATLGFVHPYPETGPGFGTTVHPGRKKLHGAASHSTSPNAEASADEG, encoded by the coding sequence GTGAAGGAATATGTGCTGGACCCGCTCGAGGAACGCATGATCCATGCTCTGCAGATTGAGGGCCGGGCACCGTGGACTGAGCTGGCACCGGTGATTGGCGTTGACGCCGTGACGCTGGCCCGGCGCTGGGAATCATTGCGGGAACGTGGCCTCGCGTGGGTCACGGGGATCTTCCCGACAGGCGCCTCGGCCTTGGTGGACATCACCTGCCTGCCGCAACACACCAGTGACGTTGCACGTCAGATGGCGCAACTACCCGCCGTGATGACCCTCGACCACACCTCAGGAGGGCGGGACCTGCTCGCCACCGTACTGGCCGAGAACCCCAGGGCTGTTTGGGATGTAGTCACCAACCAAATCGGCGCATTGGAAGGAATCCGGAACACCCAAACGCATCTGGTCACCGAAATGATCATGGAGGCCTCCGACTGGAGACTGCGCTCTCTCTCTTCGCAGGAGGCGGCCAAGATCGCCAAGCCCAAGCCGCCTCGGGCGCGGGCACCGCGGACTGTGCATCCCGACGTCGAACTCGCCTTGGTGCATTGCCTGATGGAGGACGGCCGCCGTCCCGTCAGCCGCATCGCAGCCGAACACGGCCTCAGCGAACAACGGGTGGCTGACGGCATGGCCCGCATGCGAGCCGACGGCAAACTGCGGATCCGTACCGACGTGGCCAGAAGCGTGACCGGCTGGCCAGTCTATGCCTGGTACTTCGTGCGCACCGCGGCCAAACACATCGAGCAAATGCACGGACTCATGGCGCGGATCCCCGAGGCCCGGACGGCGCTGGCCGTGGCAAGCCAGTACAACATGGTCGTGGCCGTATGGCTGCGGGAACTCACCGATGTCATGCGGTTCGAGGCGGCCCTGGAAGCAGCAGTTCCCAGCGCCCGGATTGTGGATCGGAGCGTAGTTTTCGGAATGAGCAAGCACCTTGGCCGGCTCATCGACGAGAACGGCCGGGCCACCCTGGGCTTCGTCCATCCATACCCGGAGACCGGCCCGGGCTTCGGCACTACAGTGCACCCAGGTAGAAAGAAACTTCACGGGGCCGCCTCGCACTCAACGTCGCCGAATGCTGAAGCTTCAGCTGACGAAGGGTGA
- a CDS encoding amidohydrolase codes for MTIDSTTPPGTLHTDHLGALTERTSAAAPEFTAMADAIWDDPEMRWEEFRAQEKHQAAARSHGFTITEKVAGIPTAFHAERGTGGPVIAFLGEYDALADISQESGNPLRTPDPANTSGNGHGCHHHLLGSGALLAAVVTAEYFEAAGIEARVRYYGCPAEEAAAGKTFMVKAGAFNDVDAAVTWHPTPLTRSRQSLTLSYSQVYFHFTGLAAHAGAMPHLGRSALDAVELMNVGVNFLREHMPDSARVHYAITDAGGRSPNVVQAHASVYYVIRAEDTRQMRDLHERVVRIARGAALMTETELEIEFDGACAEVLPNEVLERTLEGVLQQLGPVPFDAADQLAATEFAIGLDGREIAAAKRLVGWDVRDERALHDEVAPYSPEQPRPQMTGSTDVGDVSWVVPTVQISSATAALGTPFHAWQTVAQGKMPAAHKGMIHAATSMAATAAAIVIDREVLTAAQREHSDILALTPYLEPIPDGVVAPPLRADGRSTKH; via the coding sequence ATGACCATCGACAGCACCACGCCACCCGGCACCCTGCACACCGACCACCTGGGCGCGCTCACCGAGCGGACGTCGGCCGCCGCCCCTGAGTTCACGGCGATGGCCGACGCGATCTGGGACGACCCGGAAATGCGCTGGGAGGAATTCCGCGCCCAGGAAAAGCACCAAGCTGCCGCCCGATCACACGGATTCACGATCACAGAGAAGGTGGCCGGCATTCCGACGGCCTTCCACGCAGAACGCGGAACCGGGGGGCCCGTCATCGCCTTCCTGGGTGAATACGACGCACTGGCCGACATCAGTCAGGAGTCCGGGAACCCGCTGCGCACCCCGGACCCGGCGAACACCTCCGGCAACGGGCACGGCTGCCACCACCACCTGCTCGGCTCCGGTGCGCTGCTAGCCGCTGTGGTCACCGCCGAGTACTTCGAGGCGGCGGGCATCGAGGCCCGGGTGCGCTACTACGGCTGCCCGGCCGAGGAGGCGGCCGCCGGAAAGACGTTCATGGTCAAGGCCGGGGCGTTCAATGACGTCGACGCGGCCGTGACCTGGCATCCGACGCCCCTCACCCGAAGCCGCCAGTCCCTGACGCTGTCGTACTCGCAGGTCTACTTCCACTTCACGGGCCTGGCGGCCCACGCAGGAGCGATGCCCCATCTCGGGCGCTCCGCGCTGGACGCCGTCGAACTGATGAATGTCGGCGTAAACTTCCTGCGGGAGCATATGCCCGACTCCGCACGCGTGCACTATGCGATCACCGATGCAGGCGGCCGTTCCCCCAATGTGGTCCAGGCCCATGCCAGCGTCTACTACGTGATCCGCGCCGAGGACACGCGCCAAATGAGGGACCTCCACGAGCGGGTTGTGCGGATCGCCCGCGGTGCAGCGCTGATGACGGAGACGGAACTGGAGATTGAGTTCGACGGCGCGTGCGCCGAGGTGCTGCCCAACGAGGTGCTCGAGCGCACCCTGGAGGGCGTCCTGCAACAGCTCGGCCCGGTGCCGTTCGATGCCGCCGACCAACTCGCCGCCACCGAGTTCGCTATTGGCCTTGATGGCCGGGAGATTGCCGCAGCGAAGCGGCTCGTCGGCTGGGACGTGCGCGATGAACGCGCCCTGCACGACGAGGTCGCCCCGTATTCTCCGGAACAGCCGCGCCCGCAGATGACAGGCTCAACGGACGTGGGCGACGTCAGTTGGGTGGTGCCCACGGTACAGATCTCGTCCGCCACCGCGGCGCTGGGCACTCCTTTCCACGCTTGGCAAACCGTGGCGCAGGGCAAAATGCCGGCCGCGCACAAGGGCATGATCCATGCTGCTACCTCGATGGCTGCCACAGCCGCTGCCATCGTCATCGACCGCGAAGTTCTGACAGCGGCACAGCGGGAGCATTCGGACATCCTCGCGCTAACCCCGTACCTCGAGCCGATCCCCGACGGCGTCGTGGCCCCGCCCCTGCGCGCCGACGGCCGCTCGACTAAGCACTAG
- a CDS encoding sugar phosphate isomerase/epimerase: MIINTFSYLWSSTAIDAIAELVDNGYNTFEVPVSSPHCWPDEIPDAKRAETRARLAEYGATIRSLNAGGYDINLASPGANMRRKSIEHIQSVIDLAAAWDVRDVVISPGTRRPMISPSLEKTYGWMYESLEALIPLAKQAGTRLLFENTPYCFTPTIQDLAGVVSTINDDAVKIVYDVANAAYIGEDPVESLLSNHQSIGLVHISDTGTEIWGHDPIGTGVIDWNRLGKAVDATCGVNNVVLEIIREENPVQEFKKAMQDLKNQGWDLGS; the protein is encoded by the coding sequence ATGATTATTAACACGTTCTCTTATCTATGGTCATCTACGGCAATTGATGCGATAGCTGAACTGGTCGACAACGGTTACAACACCTTTGAGGTTCCGGTCAGCTCTCCACATTGCTGGCCGGATGAAATTCCCGACGCGAAGCGCGCGGAGACTCGTGCAAGACTCGCTGAATACGGCGCCACAATCAGGTCGCTGAACGCCGGTGGATACGACATTAACCTGGCCAGCCCGGGCGCCAATATGCGCCGCAAAAGCATCGAGCACATTCAATCGGTGATCGACCTGGCCGCAGCCTGGGATGTCCGCGACGTTGTGATATCCCCCGGCACAAGACGCCCAATGATCTCACCTTCACTCGAGAAGACCTACGGGTGGATGTACGAGAGTCTGGAGGCTCTCATTCCGCTGGCCAAACAGGCCGGCACACGACTGCTTTTCGAAAACACTCCATACTGCTTCACCCCAACCATCCAGGACCTGGCAGGCGTGGTAAGCACTATCAACGACGATGCTGTAAAGATCGTGTACGACGTCGCCAACGCCGCCTACATTGGAGAGGATCCCGTCGAAAGTCTGCTCTCCAACCACCAGTCAATTGGACTTGTGCATATTTCCGATACCGGCACGGAAATCTGGGGGCATGATCCAATCGGCACCGGAGTAATCGACTGGAATAGATTGGGCAAAGCCGTCGACGCAACGTGCGGCGTCAATAACGTAGTCCTTGAGATCATCCGCGAAGAGAACCCAGTGCAGGAATTCAAGAAAGCAATGCAGGATCTCAAGAACCAAGGCTGGGATCTGGGTAGCTAA
- a CDS encoding SDR family NAD(P)-dependent oxidoreductase, giving the protein MGLRNRVALVTGGGSGIGRACVEALAAEGAKVFIVDRNTAGAAVAEELISRGHDVEFAQADVTDESDVRAVVQRLDEFYGQLDTVIGCAGVSGPVGATAEDITVEDWDRVMAVNVRGNFLVAKHTIPLLKRSDIASIVFLASDSALVAFEGMTPYSTSKGAVLMLTKALSVDHDGLRVNCLCPGVVDTPMSRADLGRPQGFAGTGLPVIDAQQIGRHAAFLASPVSAPINGTSIVADFGYLARSAQPALEFS; this is encoded by the coding sequence ATGGGACTGCGAAACCGTGTAGCTCTGGTGACGGGGGGCGGCTCCGGCATCGGACGGGCGTGCGTCGAAGCCCTTGCCGCCGAAGGAGCGAAGGTTTTCATTGTTGACCGGAACACGGCGGGCGCTGCAGTTGCGGAGGAGCTGATCAGCAGGGGCCATGATGTCGAATTCGCCCAAGCGGACGTCACGGACGAAAGCGACGTGCGCGCCGTCGTGCAAAGGTTGGACGAGTTTTACGGTCAACTGGACACCGTTATCGGCTGCGCCGGAGTATCAGGCCCCGTGGGGGCAACGGCAGAGGACATTACCGTCGAAGACTGGGACCGCGTTATGGCTGTCAACGTCCGCGGGAACTTCCTGGTCGCCAAGCACACCATACCGCTGCTAAAGCGAAGTGACATTGCATCCATCGTGTTCCTCGCTTCCGACTCCGCGCTCGTGGCGTTCGAGGGCATGACGCCGTACAGCACCTCCAAGGGTGCCGTGCTGATGCTGACCAAGGCTCTGAGCGTCGATCACGACGGACTGAGGGTGAACTGCTTGTGCCCGGGCGTGGTTGACACTCCGATGTCCCGCGCGGACCTTGGTCGGCCGCAAGGTTTTGCGGGCACCGGGCTTCCCGTTATTGATGCACAGCAGATCGGGCGCCACGCAGCATTCCTCGCATCCCCGGTCAGCGCGCCCATCAACGGGACCAGCATCGTCGCTGACTTCGGATATTTGGCACGATCAGCCCAACCGGCACTCGAATTCTCGTAA
- a CDS encoding amidohydrolase, with product MTISVDTRTISQQLREIVRTSVADAGPSLLELSHKIHSLAEVSWEEHQSASLVASFLRENGFDVTEAAYGLPTSIEAVYGTGELTVVVCAEYDALPEVGHACGHNMIAAAGVGAVLALKPVADSAGLRIKLLGTPAEEHGGGKVSLLQAGAWEDAAFSLMVHGATGPDRSVAAMGVAAVERFEVQYKGSEAHAAGAPDKAINAGAAASLALVNMAMLRQHLPKNANINAFISHGGGATNVIAGETTLQVEVRAGDIDVWRGLKRRVLACFEGAAIATGCTWTHHQTEHPYAPLNTHNGLGKAWDNNMGEIGRPVDTTPIFGGGSTDMGNVSQVIPALHGMVSVRDSTAVPHHPNFTAAASSPEGDQMVLDGATVMALTVLDAALDPALRAELLELQAAREPGATTTTLEA from the coding sequence ATGACAATTTCAGTGGACACCCGGACAATCAGCCAGCAACTGCGCGAGATTGTACGAACCTCGGTTGCCGACGCCGGACCTTCCCTCCTCGAACTCAGCCACAAGATCCACTCTCTCGCCGAGGTCTCCTGGGAAGAGCACCAATCCGCCTCGCTAGTAGCATCGTTCCTGCGTGAGAACGGCTTCGACGTCACCGAGGCCGCCTATGGGTTGCCTACTTCCATCGAAGCCGTGTACGGCACCGGTGAGCTGACTGTCGTCGTCTGCGCCGAGTACGACGCACTGCCGGAAGTCGGCCACGCCTGCGGCCACAACATGATCGCCGCCGCAGGAGTTGGCGCCGTGTTGGCCCTCAAGCCAGTGGCCGACTCCGCCGGACTGCGCATCAAGCTCCTGGGCACGCCCGCCGAGGAACACGGCGGAGGCAAAGTGTCGCTGCTGCAGGCCGGCGCGTGGGAAGACGCTGCCTTCTCCCTCATGGTCCACGGTGCAACCGGCCCCGACCGTAGCGTCGCAGCTATGGGGGTCGCCGCCGTCGAACGTTTTGAAGTGCAGTACAAAGGCAGCGAAGCCCACGCAGCCGGAGCCCCCGACAAAGCCATCAACGCCGGGGCCGCCGCGAGCCTTGCCTTGGTGAACATGGCCATGCTGCGCCAGCACCTCCCGAAGAACGCCAACATCAACGCCTTCATCTCCCACGGTGGAGGAGCCACCAACGTCATCGCCGGGGAAACCACTCTCCAGGTGGAAGTTCGTGCCGGGGACATCGACGTCTGGCGTGGCCTCAAGCGCCGCGTGCTGGCCTGCTTCGAAGGCGCCGCTATCGCCACTGGATGCACCTGGACGCACCACCAAACCGAACACCCTTACGCACCCCTGAATACCCACAATGGGCTGGGTAAAGCCTGGGACAACAACATGGGAGAAATCGGCCGGCCCGTGGACACCACCCCGATCTTCGGCGGCGGATCCACGGACATGGGCAACGTCTCTCAAGTCATCCCCGCCCTGCACGGCATGGTCTCGGTCCGCGACAGCACAGCCGTACCGCACCACCCGAACTTCACCGCTGCAGCATCATCCCCGGAAGGCGACCAAATGGTCCTCGATGGCGCAACCGTCATGGCCCTGACCGTCCTGGACGCCGCCCTCGACCCAGCACTCCGGGCCGAACTGCTGGAACTGCAGGCCGCCCGGGAGCCGGGCGCTACGACAACCACGCTGGAAGCCTGA
- a CDS encoding TetR/AcrR family transcriptional regulator, producing the protein MKQPSGRLPYGDGREALLAAVIDVVGRKGLRGVTYRAVAAKAGVNHTLVTHHFGSIEGLLSATMEWAVQRSIEETGLERIGDFDEEFADSLIATVSAEPELQLFQFEMLLESRRNPEVRKLVQRLYANYMQTVEDALLKRGLPADDSISLAIFAALDGLMLQFLTISDPVRIRAAVVQVGKLAAELEARRGASRDPGDEVQPISEKAGTFPVA; encoded by the coding sequence ATGAAGCAACCTTCAGGCCGCCTGCCTTACGGCGACGGGCGGGAAGCCCTGCTCGCCGCTGTCATCGACGTGGTGGGCCGAAAGGGACTCAGGGGCGTCACCTACCGTGCCGTTGCGGCGAAGGCCGGCGTTAACCACACCCTGGTGACTCATCACTTTGGTTCAATCGAGGGCCTCTTGTCGGCCACCATGGAATGGGCAGTCCAAAGGTCCATCGAGGAAACAGGACTGGAAAGGATTGGGGACTTCGACGAGGAGTTTGCTGATTCGCTGATTGCAACCGTGTCGGCCGAGCCGGAATTGCAGCTGTTCCAGTTTGAAATGCTGCTGGAGTCGAGACGCAATCCTGAGGTACGGAAGCTGGTGCAGCGGCTGTACGCCAATTACATGCAGACCGTGGAGGACGCCCTTCTGAAGCGGGGGCTGCCGGCAGATGATTCGATATCCCTTGCCATCTTTGCCGCTTTGGACGGGCTCATGCTTCAGTTCCTGACAATCAGCGACCCGGTCAGGATCCGGGCCGCTGTTGTGCAGGTCGGTAAGCTCGCCGCCGAACTCGAAGCGCGACGCGGAGCGTCCCGCGACCCCGGCGATGAGGTCCAGCCGATATCGGAGAAGGCCGGGACTTTCCCCGTAGCTTAG
- a CDS encoding APC family permease: protein MNQEPVVSAVQPGLEAHGPIDVPVRLRANKLGVIAIAFFAIAAAAPMAAVVGASPVLFSATGAGTPVIYVIAALLVALFSVGYLRMSQHITNAGGFVAYMAKGLGTKWATGGAGIAIVTYLSLQIGLWSQFGVFAQLLVEGLTGISVPVYIWIAVLLAVVTGLTMRGVDASLKVLGILILGEAFAVAALVISLIAQKGFGIFSFDGFTGANVFGPGLGISLLFAFACFTSFEATVVFAEEAKDPRRTIPRAAYFVIAFVGIFYTISTWAISGAIGIDNIQTVATENPASMIFDLADNSAGYWLSMTMQVLVVTSFLAMLLGLSNMFSRYLFSLGRSGALPARLSAVSTTGAPHVAGLINGIVVLLIISAFLFAGADPITTVFSWFVALGTAGFITILLVTSAAIIVFFARNRMRDNLWVTVIAPALSFLAFIVIGYLTLDNYDALLGGAGGAARWLLLAIPLFFVAGLARGAQKKEIDFAAVVG from the coding sequence ATGAATCAAGAACCAGTCGTATCTGCAGTGCAGCCCGGGCTTGAAGCGCACGGCCCCATAGACGTTCCCGTGCGGTTGAGGGCCAACAAGCTCGGTGTCATAGCCATCGCGTTCTTTGCCATCGCTGCGGCAGCTCCCATGGCGGCCGTGGTAGGCGCCAGCCCCGTCCTGTTTTCGGCGACCGGAGCTGGAACGCCCGTGATCTATGTAATTGCCGCCCTTCTGGTTGCACTGTTCTCCGTGGGGTACCTGCGGATGAGCCAGCACATCACCAACGCGGGCGGCTTCGTCGCCTACATGGCGAAAGGGCTTGGCACCAAGTGGGCTACCGGCGGTGCTGGGATCGCCATCGTCACGTACCTCAGCCTGCAAATCGGATTGTGGTCCCAGTTTGGTGTCTTCGCGCAGCTCCTGGTTGAAGGACTTACGGGAATCAGTGTGCCGGTTTACATCTGGATCGCTGTACTGCTTGCAGTGGTCACCGGGCTGACGATGCGGGGCGTGGACGCGAGCCTTAAGGTCCTGGGGATTCTCATCCTGGGTGAGGCATTCGCGGTGGCAGCCCTCGTGATCTCGCTCATCGCACAAAAGGGCTTCGGCATTTTCAGCTTTGATGGCTTTACCGGAGCCAACGTCTTTGGTCCGGGCCTGGGTATTTCCCTGCTGTTCGCTTTCGCCTGCTTTACAAGCTTCGAAGCCACCGTGGTGTTCGCTGAGGAAGCTAAGGACCCGCGCAGGACCATCCCCCGCGCCGCGTACTTCGTTATTGCCTTCGTCGGCATCTTCTACACCATCTCGACCTGGGCCATCAGTGGCGCCATCGGCATTGACAACATTCAAACCGTTGCGACCGAAAATCCTGCCAGCATGATTTTCGATCTGGCGGACAACAGTGCCGGCTACTGGCTGAGCATGACCATGCAGGTCCTGGTCGTCACCAGCTTCCTCGCCATGCTGCTGGGTCTGTCCAACATGTTCTCGAGGTACCTCTTCTCGCTCGGACGCTCCGGGGCGCTGCCGGCACGGCTGTCTGCCGTGTCAACGACCGGTGCACCGCACGTTGCCGGCCTGATCAACGGCATCGTCGTTCTGCTGATCATCAGCGCCTTCCTTTTTGCCGGCGCCGACCCCATCACCACAGTCTTCTCCTGGTTCGTCGCACTGGGCACCGCGGGATTCATCACCATCCTGTTGGTCACCTCGGCCGCGATCATCGTGTTCTTTGCACGGAACCGGATGCGGGACAACCTTTGGGTTACGGTCATCGCGCCCGCGTTGTCCTTCCTCGCCTTCATCGTCATCGGGTACCTGACCCTGGATAACTACGACGCGCTGCTCGGCGGCGCGGGCGGTGCCGCCCGGTGGCTGCTGCTGGCCATCCCCCTCTTCTTCGTCGCCGGCCTCGCCCGAGGGGCACAAAAGAAGGAAATTGACTTCGCCGCTGTCGTCGGCTGA
- a CDS encoding MFS transporter gives MEIGSGILQGWLSPLFSSIGQHYGVSAASLNWISAAYLLSTALVVPLLSKLGDIFGHKRLLMISTAIVAGASVLVAVAPSYELFLLGRAIQAPLAVFLPLEFAIVHQRDSERSGRSIGRLVAALTLGATFGGLLSGFVLDAVGSLSITLLVPAIFVALCVPGIAIFVRETPLRTQGRVDYLGAVLLGGGLVAVLGGASNLATWPPLATAAAMLVGGLLLVAWVVSARRIQHPLVDLNMLLRGGIGLPIFVAFLYGATLFGAQAPISIYLRTDPSTQGFGFGASASTAGLVLSVLAVAAFIGASLGDRVSRVLGGARTVALGGALGAIAFVLMILIPGSLVIFTVWLAVSGLGSGLVISSLPTLVVQRAKADSVGIASGLYNTARTAAGGVAGALFALLMAALSTPTTTGTRAATQLSFHAVWWICAGLSVAFALAVLFIKRPQAVAPAVQPVAVAETLEPIN, from the coding sequence ATGGAGATCGGCAGCGGCATCCTGCAGGGCTGGCTGAGTCCACTGTTTTCCTCGATCGGACAGCATTACGGCGTGTCGGCCGCGTCCCTGAACTGGATCAGCGCGGCCTACCTGCTGTCCACAGCGCTGGTGGTCCCCCTGCTCTCAAAACTGGGTGACATCTTCGGCCACAAACGTCTCCTGATGATCTCCACCGCGATCGTCGCCGGCGCATCAGTCCTTGTGGCCGTGGCACCGAGCTACGAGCTGTTCCTTCTGGGCCGGGCCATCCAGGCGCCATTGGCCGTCTTCCTGCCCCTTGAGTTCGCGATTGTCCACCAGCGCGACTCGGAAAGATCAGGACGCAGCATCGGCAGGCTCGTGGCGGCCCTAACCTTGGGCGCCACATTTGGCGGTCTGCTGTCCGGCTTTGTCCTGGACGCCGTAGGCAGCCTCTCGATAACCCTGCTCGTGCCGGCCATCTTCGTTGCCCTCTGCGTCCCGGGTATCGCGATCTTCGTGAGGGAGACCCCGCTGCGCACCCAAGGCCGGGTCGATTATCTCGGAGCCGTACTGCTCGGCGGTGGCCTGGTGGCCGTCCTGGGTGGGGCATCCAATCTTGCAACGTGGCCTCCGCTGGCAACCGCAGCGGCCATGCTGGTGGGCGGCCTCCTGCTGGTGGCCTGGGTTGTGTCTGCCCGACGCATCCAACACCCACTGGTGGACCTGAACATGCTGCTCCGCGGCGGTATCGGTTTGCCCATCTTCGTCGCATTCCTCTACGGAGCCACGCTCTTCGGGGCCCAGGCGCCCATCTCCATCTACCTTCGCACAGATCCTTCCACCCAAGGCTTCGGCTTCGGCGCGTCGGCATCCACTGCCGGACTGGTACTGAGCGTCCTTGCCGTCGCAGCCTTCATTGGCGCTTCCCTTGGGGACCGTGTTTCAAGGGTCCTCGGAGGTGCACGCACCGTGGCGTTGGGCGGCGCGCTTGGGGCGATCGCATTCGTGCTGATGATCCTCATCCCAGGCAGCCTTGTAATCTTCACGGTGTGGCTGGCGGTCTCGGGCCTGGGTTCAGGCCTTGTCATCAGCTCTCTGCCAACGCTGGTGGTTCAACGCGCCAAAGCCGATTCAGTCGGCATCGCCTCGGGACTCTACAACACCGCACGCACGGCGGCAGGCGGCGTCGCGGGGGCGCTCTTCGCCCTGCTGATGGCGGCCCTTTCAACACCCACCACAACCGGCACACGCGCGGCCACACAGCTTTCTTTCCACGCGGTGTGGTGGATCTGCGCCGGACTCTCTGTCGCTTTCGCCCTCGCCGTCCTCTTCATCAAGCGCCCGCAAGCCGTCGCTCCGGCGGTCCAGCCGGTCGCCGTTGCCGAAACCCTCGAACCCATCAACTGA
- a CDS encoding SDR family NAD(P)-dependent oxidoreductase, producing the protein MRALVSGGTSGIGAAACLRLAEAALARGVHPMIAVCGQESNSSQEQIVRSIQSMGGSAIAMAGDLGDPDVPSQLIEATVAEFGGLDALVANAGIANPGPICDVSLEDWERMFSVNLRGAWLLAKASYPHLKQSRGAACFTSSMSGQQPHAGSGAYSPSKAALTMLAQTLALEWAPDGIRANVVSPGMTHTRMTEKMYEDPQIKKAREDIIPLARIGDPMDIANVIELLVGPLSGYVTGQDICVDGGFSKSILSHIPGRPSSKS; encoded by the coding sequence ATGAGAGCACTGGTCAGTGGCGGAACTAGCGGCATAGGCGCAGCTGCATGCCTGAGACTCGCAGAGGCGGCTCTTGCCCGGGGCGTGCACCCGATGATTGCCGTATGTGGACAGGAATCGAACAGCAGTCAAGAACAAATCGTTCGTTCAATCCAGTCCATGGGCGGTTCCGCCATCGCAATGGCCGGCGATCTCGGCGACCCCGACGTACCAAGCCAACTGATAGAGGCTACAGTAGCGGAATTCGGTGGCCTGGACGCGTTGGTAGCGAACGCCGGAATCGCCAACCCGGGCCCCATCTGTGACGTGTCGCTTGAGGACTGGGAGAGGATGTTCTCCGTCAACCTTCGCGGCGCATGGCTTCTTGCCAAAGCAAGCTACCCGCACTTGAAGCAGAGCCGCGGCGCCGCCTGTTTTACCTCCTCAATGTCCGGTCAACAACCACATGCGGGATCAGGCGCTTACAGCCCAAGCAAAGCTGCGTTGACGATGCTGGCCCAAACGCTCGCGCTGGAATGGGCGCCTGACGGAATCCGTGCAAACGTCGTCTCCCCGGGCATGACCCATACACGGATGACGGAAAAAATGTATGAAGATCCCCAAATCAAGAAGGCAAGGGAAGATATCATCCCGCTGGCAAGAATTGGTGATCCCATGGACATTGCGAACGTGATCGAGTTACTTGTAGGTCCGCTATCGGGTTATGTCACCGGGCAGGACATCTGTGTCGATGGCGGCTTCTCCAAGTCTATTCTTAGCCACATTCCTGGTCGACCCAGCTCCAAGTCTTAG